The Vicia villosa cultivar HV-30 ecotype Madison, WI unplaced genomic scaffold, Vvil1.0 ctg.004343F_1_1, whole genome shotgun sequence genome window below encodes:
- the LOC131641981 gene encoding thioredoxin H-type-like, with amino-acid sequence MAEEGEVISIHSVEDWKNHMEKGNTSAKLIVVDFTATWCGPCRLMSPIFEEYAKEFLNVTFLKVDVDELKTVSDECEIKAMPTFLFLKQGEQVDKFVGANKSELHLKIAKHA; translated from the exons atggcaGAAGAGGGAGAAGTGATCAGTATTCACAGCGTGGAGGATTGGAAGAATCATATGGAAAAAGGAAATACCTCCGCGAAACTG ATTGTTGTTGATTTTACTGCTACTTGGTGTGGGCCATGTCGTTTAATGAGCCCAATTTTTGAAGAGTATGCTAAAGAGTTTCTAAATGTCACCTTCCTTAAGGTGGATGTGGATGAATTGAAG ACTGTTAGTGACGAGTGTGAAATTAAAGCTATGCCAACATTCCTGTTCTTGAAACAAGGAGAGCAAGTGGACAAATTTGTGGGTGCTAACAAGAGTGAACTGCATTTGAAAATAGCCAAGCATGCTTGA
- the LOC131641980 gene encoding stromal processing peptidase, chloroplastic-like isoform X2, translating into MDAPNEIPVNRVQTYRDLCIVLMKIIFLSALYFLINTRYKFVSVIVGGPWWRAKILSSRPLCGTIIANYGGKPCNLIKLVNFVGAQVLEFIADFGKPSTPLPIEIVACVPKKVHIEGAGVIEFKISSTEITDVIKAGLDNPIEPEPEDSNSF; encoded by the exons ATGGATGCCCCAAATGAG ATTCCAGTGAATAGGGTTCAAACATACCGCGATTTGTGTATTGTCTtgatgaaaataatatttttgtcagctctttattttcttataaatacaaGATATAAG TTTGTAAGTGTTATCGTTGGCGGTCCATGGTGGAGAGCCAAAATCCTGTCATCCCGGCCGCTTTGCGGCACCATTATTGCAAATTATGGCGGAAAACCCTGCAATTTGATAAAACTG GTTAATTTTGTTGGTGCTCAGGTGTTAGAATTTATTGCTGATTTTGGAAAGCCTTCTACACCCCTTCCTATAGAAATTGTTGCTTGTGTTCCGAAAAAAGTTCACATCGAAGGAGCTGGGGTAATAGAATTCAAGATATCATCAACTGAAATAACTGATGTTATCAAAGCTGGATTGGATAACCCTATAGAGCCAGAACCCGAG GATTCAAATTCATTTTAA
- the LOC131641980 gene encoding stromal processing peptidase, chloroplastic-like isoform X1: MDAPNEIPVNRVQTYRDLCIVLMKIIFLSALYFLINTRYKFVSVIVGGPWWRAKILSSRPLCGTIIANYGGKPCNLIKLVNFVGAQVLEFIADFGKPSTPLPIEIVACVPKKVHIEGAGVIEFKISSTEITDVIKAGLDNPIEPEPEIYQDSNSF; encoded by the exons ATGGATGCCCCAAATGAG ATTCCAGTGAATAGGGTTCAAACATACCGCGATTTGTGTATTGTCTtgatgaaaataatatttttgtcagctctttattttcttataaatacaaGATATAAG TTTGTAAGTGTTATCGTTGGCGGTCCATGGTGGAGAGCCAAAATCCTGTCATCCCGGCCGCTTTGCGGCACCATTATTGCAAATTATGGCGGAAAACCCTGCAATTTGATAAAACTG GTTAATTTTGTTGGTGCTCAGGTGTTAGAATTTATTGCTGATTTTGGAAAGCCTTCTACACCCCTTCCTATAGAAATTGTTGCTTGTGTTCCGAAAAAAGTTCACATCGAAGGAGCTGGGGTAATAGAATTCAAGATATCATCAACTGAAATAACTGATGTTATCAAAGCTGGATTGGATAACCCTATAGAGCCAGAACCCGAG ataTATCAGGATTCAAATTCATTTTAA
- the LOC131641980 gene encoding stromal processing peptidase, chloroplastic-like isoform X3, which yields MKIIFLSALYFLINTRYKFVSVIVGGPWWRAKILSSRPLCGTIIANYGGKPCNLIKLVNFVGAQVLEFIADFGKPSTPLPIEIVACVPKKVHIEGAGVIEFKISSTEITDVIKAGLDNPIEPEPEIYQDSNSF from the exons atgaaaataatatttttgtcagctctttattttcttataaatacaaGATATAAG TTTGTAAGTGTTATCGTTGGCGGTCCATGGTGGAGAGCCAAAATCCTGTCATCCCGGCCGCTTTGCGGCACCATTATTGCAAATTATGGCGGAAAACCCTGCAATTTGATAAAACTG GTTAATTTTGTTGGTGCTCAGGTGTTAGAATTTATTGCTGATTTTGGAAAGCCTTCTACACCCCTTCCTATAGAAATTGTTGCTTGTGTTCCGAAAAAAGTTCACATCGAAGGAGCTGGGGTAATAGAATTCAAGATATCATCAACTGAAATAACTGATGTTATCAAAGCTGGATTGGATAACCCTATAGAGCCAGAACCCGAG ataTATCAGGATTCAAATTCATTTTAA
- the LOC131641980 gene encoding stromal processing peptidase, chloroplastic-like isoform X4 produces MDAPNEFVSVIVGGPWWRAKILSSRPLCGTIIANYGGKPCNLIKLVNFVGAQVLEFIADFGKPSTPLPIEIVACVPKKVHIEGAGVIEFKISSTEITDVIKAGLDNPIEPEPEIYQDSNSF; encoded by the exons ATGGATGCCCCAAATGAG TTTGTAAGTGTTATCGTTGGCGGTCCATGGTGGAGAGCCAAAATCCTGTCATCCCGGCCGCTTTGCGGCACCATTATTGCAAATTATGGCGGAAAACCCTGCAATTTGATAAAACTG GTTAATTTTGTTGGTGCTCAGGTGTTAGAATTTATTGCTGATTTTGGAAAGCCTTCTACACCCCTTCCTATAGAAATTGTTGCTTGTGTTCCGAAAAAAGTTCACATCGAAGGAGCTGGGGTAATAGAATTCAAGATATCATCAACTGAAATAACTGATGTTATCAAAGCTGGATTGGATAACCCTATAGAGCCAGAACCCGAG ataTATCAGGATTCAAATTCATTTTAA